From Drosophila santomea strain STO CAGO 1482 chromosome 2R, Prin_Dsan_1.1, whole genome shotgun sequence:
TGGAGTTCGCTGAAAATAGTGCTGGCCTTCCTCTCGGTCAACATCTTTTGGCTTCTGAAGGTGTATCCTCCGGCGGGAGATGCTCCGCAGAGGTGTCCGCCCACTCCTGAAAGTCCCGCGGCCATAGAGTGTCCCTAGCATTCGGATATCGCCTATGCGCTGCTCCAGCCACTCAACAACATGGACGGCTTCGTAGTTCCGAACAATTCCGCTTCCCTGGCCTTTGATAACATCGACCTGAGCTTCGGCCGCTGGGACAACCAGCAGCTGTACAGGATCAAGGACTTTGCTCTGCTGGGCGAACAGTACGCGAGCACCACGGAGAGCAGTTTGGTGTGCCTGGCCACCCAGACTTCAGTGGAGCGCCTCAACTCGTTGCCCCAGGTGGCTGCCAATTGGCAGGGCAAGATGTCCGTGGCCCTGTTTGCAGCTGGTCCTGAGGAGTTTGTAGTCCTGCAGTACTTTGTTACCTACATGCGCCTGTGCTTCGCCAACATTCGCGAGAATGCCACCTTTCACCTACTCACACCGAGGGACTTTGACAAGTTGCCCCGCATGTCCGCCCTTCCCCCTAACATGAAGGGCAAATTCGACTGCCAGTACCCGGATAGAACGCTCAAGGCCCTGCTCAAGTTTCGCTCCTTAAAAACCCTGCAGTGGCGGCAGAGGAACACATATCCCCAAAACCATATGAGGAACCTGGCACGCAAGGGATGCCAGACGAAGTACGTCTTTCTCACCGACATCGACATTGTTCCCAGCACGAACAGTGTGCCCCAGCTGAACCACTTCTTCAGGACAGCCAATTGCACCAAGAGCTGTGCCTACGTAATCCCCACATTTGAAATAGA
This genomic window contains:
- the LOC120446704 gene encoding beta-1,4-glucuronyltransferase 1; translation: MDGFVVPNNSASLAFDNIDLSFGRWDNQQLYRIKDFALLGEQYASTTESSLVCLATQTSVERLNSLPQVAANWQGKMSVALFAAGPEEFVVLQYFVTYMRLCFANIRENATFHLLTPRDFDKLPRMSALPPNMKGKFDCQYPDRTLKALLKFRSLKTLQWRQRNTYPQNHMRNLARKGCQTKYVFLTDIDIVPSTNSVPQLNHFFRTANCTKSCAYVIPTFEIDVRATFPRSKTALVRLIRKGLARPFHEKVFIYNQYATNFSKWLSPNTNETEVSVSHIVTNFEFLYEPFYISVDNAPAHDERFLGYGFTRNSQVYEMHIAGYQFYVLTPVFTGHWGLQRKQARPAWREQQNNANRRKFDVFKSEIFVRYKNDPRLLLKAKKNQILVK